A single region of the Triticum dicoccoides isolate Atlit2015 ecotype Zavitan chromosome 2B, WEW_v2.0, whole genome shotgun sequence genome encodes:
- the LOC119360418 gene encoding bisdemethoxycurcumin synthase-like: MTSRACSVHEIRRERRAEGPAMVLAIGRANPLNCVSQEDYPDYYFRVTKSEHLTDLKDTFKKLCEITGMGKRFFYHTEKLLNVHPELLHHASPSIDVRLEIATTAAPELAASAAVKAIAEWGRPATDITHLVVSTNSAAHAPSVDFRLASLLGLRSSVCRTMLHLNGCSGGCAALRLAKDLAENNRGARVLVACVELTITSFRGPDKEDCFDTLISQGLFSDGAGAVIVGADTVRSVEHPLFEMVSVSQAVIPESEHLLNMRLGNSGICGNISTELPRLTGDNIERCLLDALEPLGIHVKWNDLFWVVHPGSRGVLDHIEVALQLEPKKLAASRTVMREHGNMLGATVIFVLDEQRRLMEKDAAGAHGWGVMVGFGPGFTAETTVLRATGGDQNKNY, translated from the exons ATGACAAGCAGAGCATGCAGTGTCCACGAGATCCGGCGGGAGCGGCGTGCGGAGGGCCCGGCCATGGTGCTCGCCATCGGCAGGGCAAACCCGTTGAACTGTGTTTCCCAAGAAGACTACCCCGACTACTACTTCCGTGTCACCAAGAGCGAGCACCTCACCGACCTCAAAGACACCTTCAAAAAGCTGT GTGAAATAACAGGCATGGGAAAGCGGTTCTTCTACCACACGGAGAAACTGCTCAACGTCCACCCCGAACTTCTCCACCATGCATCCCCATCCATTGATGTGCGGCTTGAGATCGCCACCACGGCCGCTCCAGAGCTCGCGGCATCAGCAGCAGTGAAGGCCATCGCCGAGTGGGGTCGTCCGGCCACCGACATCACCCACCTCGTCGTCAGCACAAACTCAGCGGCCCATGCCCCGAGCGTCGACTTCCGCttggcttccctcctcggcctccgCTCCAGTGTCTGCCGCACGATGCTCCACCTTAACGGCTGCTCCGGCGGCTGCGCCGCCTTGCGCCTAGCCAAGGACCTGGCCGAGAACAACCGCGGCGCGCGCGTTCTTGTTGCCTGCGTCGAGCTCACCATTACCTCCTTCcgtggccccgacaaagaggactgcTTCGACACCCTAATCAGCCAGGGACTGTTCAGTGATGGAGCAGGCGCCGTCATCGTCGGCGCCGACACCGTGCGCTCCGTCGAGCACCCGCTGTTTGAGATGGTGTCCGTGTCGCAGGCCGTGATACCGGAGAGCGAGCACTTGCTCAACATGCGGCTCGGGAACAGCGGCATTTGCGGCAACATTTCCACCGAGCTGCCACGCCTCACGGGGGACAACATTGAACGGTGTTTGCTGGATGCATTGGAGCCACTTGGTATCCACGTCAAATGGAATGACCTCTTCTGGGTAGTGCACCCCGGTAGCCGTGGTGTCTTGGACCACATCGAGGTAGCTCTCCAGTTGGAGCCCAAGAAGCTCGCGGCAAGCCGAACGGTTATGAGAGAGCACGGGAACATGCTGGGAGCGACGGTGATATTCGTGCTGGACGAGCAGCGACGGCTAATGGAGAAGGACGCAGCGGGGGCGCATGGGTGGGGGGTGATGGTGGGATTTGGTCCCGGTTTCACTGCCGAGACGACGGTGCTGCGCGCAACTGGTGGTGACCAAAATAAAAATTACTAG